The following coding sequences lie in one Cannabis sativa cultivar Pink pepper isolate KNU-18-1 chromosome 5, ASM2916894v1, whole genome shotgun sequence genomic window:
- the LOC133037947 gene encoding uncharacterized protein LOC133037947, which produces MERKIYSFIVAAIIFLVATSFSPSAAESEKVELRSDGGNDINHGVDKAKILDMMAYPYPLSKIIMEDNELGVQFCGLCLKPGVTCEKGCLCTWKLGWLIPICKGLCC; this is translated from the exons atggaGAGAAAGATTTACAGTTTTATCGTTGCTGCAATAATTTTTCTTGTAGCCACCTCTTTCAGTCCATCTGCTGCAG AAAGTGAGAAGGTGGAACTAAGATCTGATGGTGGGAATGACATTAATCATGGTGTGGATAAAGCTAAGATATTGGACATGATGGCATACCCATACCCTCTCTCGAAAATAATAATGGAAGATAACGAATTGGGAGTTCAGTTCTGTGGATTATGCCTAAAGCCTGGGGTCACGTGTGAGAAGGGATGTCTTTGTACATGGAAATTAGGTTGGCTAATTCCTATTTGCAAGGGCCTGTGCTGCTAA